From one Hordeum vulgare subsp. vulgare unplaced genomic scaffold, MorexV3_pseudomolecules_assembly, whole genome shotgun sequence genomic stretch:
- the LOC123420220 gene encoding NAD(P)H-quinone oxidoreductase subunit 5, chloroplastic (The sequence of the model RefSeq protein was modified relative to this genomic sequence to represent the inferred CDS: added 42 bases not found in genome assembly) translates to MFQSALTEFHNECYWGTLSLCGIPPLACFWSKDEILSNSWLYSPFFGIIASFTAGLTAFYMFRIYLLTFGGYLRVHFQNYSSTKESSLYSISLWGKRIPKGVNRDFVLSTTKSGVSFFSQNIPKIQGNTRNRIGSFTTSFGAKNTFAYPHETGNTMLFPLLILLLFTLFIGFIGISFDNGGMDNGIAELTILSKWLTPSKNFTQESSNSFVNSYEFITNAISSVTLAIFGLFIAYIFYGSAYSFFQNLDLINSFVKRNPKKEFLDQVKKNIYSWSYNRGYIDIFYTRVFTLGIRGLTELTEFFDKGVIDGITNGVGLASFCIGEEIKYVGGGRISSYLFFFLCYVSVFLFFFLS, encoded by the coding sequence TGGGGTACACTTTCTCTTTGTGGTATTCCACCTCTTGCTTGCTTCTGGTCCAAAGATGAAATCCTTAGTAATAGTTGGTTGTATTCGCCCTTTTTTGGAATAATAGCTTCCTTTACTGCAGGATTAACTGCCTTTTATATGTTTCGGATATATTTACTTACATTTGGTGGGTATTTGCGTGTTCATTTTCAAAATTACAGTAGCACTAAAGAGAGTTCCTTGTATTCAATATCCTTATGGGGAAAAAGGATACCCAAAGGAGTGAATAGGGATTTCGTTTTATCAACAACGAAGAGTGGAGTTTCTTTTTTTTCACAAAATATACCCAAAATTCAAGGTAATACAAGAAATAGGATAGGATCCTTTACTACGTCTTTTGGGGCTAAAAACACTTTTGCCTATCCGCATGAAACGGGAAATACTATGTTATTTCCTCTTCTTATATTACTACTTTTCACTTTGTTCATTGGATTCATAGGAATCTCTTTTGATAATGGAGGAATGGATAATGGAATAGCAGAGTTAACCATATTATCAAAGTGGTTAACTCCCTCAAAAAACTTTACCCAGGAAAGTTCTAATTCTTTTGTAAATTCATATGAATTTATTACTAATGCAATTTCTTCTGTAACTCTAGCTATCTTTGGTTTATTCATAGCATATATCTTCTATGGATCTGCTTATTCTTTTTTTCAGAATTTGGATTTAATAAACTCTTTTGTAAAAAGAAATCCTAAAAAAGAATTTTTGGATCaagtaaaaaaaaatatatacaGTTGGTCATATAATCGTGGTTATATAGATATTTTCTATACTAGGGTCTTTACCCTCGGTATAAGAGGGTTAACCGAACTAACGGAGTTTTTTGATAAGGGTGTTATTGATGGAATTACCAATGGAGTGGGTCTTGCTAGTTTTTGTATAGGAGAAGAAATTAAATATGTAGGGGGAGGTCGAATCtcgtcttatttattcttttttttatGTTATGTATCTGtgtttttattcttttttctttcttaa
- the LOC123420213 gene encoding NAD(P)H-quinone oxidoreductase subunit 2 A, chloroplastic — protein MIWHVQNENFILDSTRIFMKAFHLLLFNGSFIFPECILIFGLILLLMIDSTSDQKDRPWFYFISSTSLVISITALLFRWREEPIISFSGNFQTNNFNEIFQFLILLCSTLCIPLSVEYIECTEMAITEFLLFVLTATLGGMFLCGANDLITIFVAPECFSLCSYLLSGYTKRDLRSNEATMKYLLMGGASSSILVHGFSWLYGSSGGEIELQEIVNGLINTQMYNSPGISIALISITVGLGFKLSPAPFHQWTPDVYEGSPTPVVAFLSVTSKVAASASATRILDIPFYFSSNEWHLLLEILAILSMILGNLLAITQTSMKRMLAYSSIGQIGYVIIGIIVGDSNDGYASMITYMLFYISMNLGTFACIVLFGLRTGTDNIRDYAGLYMKDPFLALSLALCLLSLGGLPPLAGFFGKLYLFWCGWQAGLYFLVSIGLLTSVLSIYYYLKIIKLLMTGRNQEITPYVRNYRRSPLRSNNSIELSMTVCVIASTIPGISMNPILAIAQDTLF, from the exons ATGATCTGGCATGTACAGAATGAAAACTTCATTCTCGATTCTACGAGAATTTTTATGAAAGCGTTTCATTTGCTTCTCTTCAATGGAAGTTTCATTTTCCCAGAATGTATCCTAATTTTTGGCCTAATTCTTCTTCTGATGATCGATTCAACCTCTGATCAAAAAGATAGACCTTGGTTCTATTTCATCTCTTCAACAAGTTTAGTAATAAGCATAACGGCCCTATTGTTCCGATGGAGAGAAGAACCTATAATTAGCTTTTCGGGAAATTTCCAAACGAACAATTTCAACGAAATCTTTCAATTTCTCATTTTATTATGTTCAACTTTATGTATTCCTCTATCCgtagagtacattgaatgtacagaAATGGCTATAACAGAGTTTCTGTTATTCGTATTAACAGCTACTCTAGGGGGAATGTTTTTATGTGGTGCTAACGATTTAATAACTATCTTTGTAGCTCCAGAATGTTTCAGTTTATGTTCCTACCTATTGTCTGGATATACCAAGAGAGATCTACGGTCTAATGAGGCTACTATGAAATATTTACTCATGGGTGGGGCAAGCTCTTCTATTCTGGTTCATGGTTTCTCTTGGCTATATGGTTCATCTGGGGGGGAGATCGAGCTTCAAGAAATTGTGAACGGTCTTATCAATACACAAATGTATAACTCCCCAGGAATTTCAATTGCGCTTATATCCATCACTGTAGGACTTGGGTTCAAGCTTTCCCCAGCCCCTTTTCATCAATGGACTCCTGACGTCTACGAAGGA TCCCCCACTCCAGTCGTTGCTTTTCTTTCTGTTACTTCGAAagtagctgcttcagcttcagccacgcgaattctcgatattcctttttatttctcatcaaacgaatggcatcttcttctggaaatcctagctattcttagcatgattttgGGGAATCTCCTTGCTATTACTCAAACAAGCATGAAACGTATGCTTGCATATTCGTCCATAGGGCAAATCGGATATGTAATTATTGGAATAATTGTTGGAGACTCAAATGATGGATATGCAAGCATGATAACTTATATGCTGTTCTATATCTCCATGAATCTAGGAACTTTTGCTTGCATTGTATTATTTGGTCTACGTACCGGAACTGATAACATTCGAGATTATGCAGGATTATACATGAAAGATCCTTTTTTGGCTCTCTCTTTAGCCCTATGTCTCTTATCCCTAGGAGGCCTTCCTCCACTAGCAGGTTTCTTCGGAAAACTCTATCTATTCTGGTGTGGATGGCAAGCAGGCCTATATTTCTTGGTTTCAATAGGACTCCTTACGAGCGTTCTTTCTATCTACTATTATCTAAAAATAATCAAGTTATTAATGACTGGACGAAACCAAGAAATAACCCCTTATGTGCGAAATTATAGAAGATCCCCTTTAAGATCAAACAATTCCATCGAATTGAGTATGACTGTATGTGTGATAGCATCTACTATACCAGGAATATCAATGAACCCCATTCTTGCAATTGCTCAGGATACCCTCTTTTAG